One Mixta gaviniae genomic window carries:
- the mnmG gene encoding tRNA uridine-5-carboxymethylaminomethyl(34) synthesis enzyme MnmG → MFYPDPFDVIVIGGGHAGTEAAMAAARMGQQTLLLTHNIDTLGQMSCNPAIGGIGKGHLVKEVDAMGGLMASAIDRAGIQFRILNASKGPAVRATRAQADRVLYRQAIRTALENQPNLMIFQQAVEDLIVENDRVVGAMTQMGLKFRARAVVLTVGTFLDGKIHIGLDNYSGGRAGDPPSIPLARRLRELPLRVSRLKTGTPPRIDARTIDFSVLAPQYGDDPMPVFSFMGDASQHPQQVPCYITHTNEQTHEVIRNNLDRSPMYAGVIEGIGPRYCPSIEDKVMRFADRNAHQIFLEPEGLTSNEIYPNGISTSLPFDVQMQIVRSMKGMENAKIVRPGYAIEYDFFDPRDLKPTLESKFIQGLFFAGQINGTTGYEEAAAQGMLAGLNAGRLSAEKETWAPRRDQAYLGVLVDDLCTLGTKEPYRMFTSRAEYRLMLREDNADLRLTETARELGLVDDARWARFNQKLESIEQERQRLREMHVHPKSVDVERVNAALSTPLTKEASGEDLLRRPEMTYARLMSLQGFGPALSDEQAAEQVEIQVKYEGYIARQQEEIDRQQRNENTLLPVDLDYRNVNGLSNEVIAKLNDHKPTSIGQASRISGITPAAISILLIYLKKQGLLRKSA, encoded by the coding sequence ATGTTTTATCCCGATCCTTTTGACGTCATCGTCATCGGCGGCGGTCATGCAGGCACCGAAGCCGCAATGGCCGCAGCCCGCATGGGTCAACAAACGCTGCTGTTAACCCATAACATCGACACGCTGGGACAAATGTCCTGCAATCCGGCGATCGGCGGCATCGGAAAGGGACATCTGGTGAAAGAAGTGGATGCGATGGGCGGCCTGATGGCAAGCGCGATCGATCGCGCCGGCATCCAGTTTAGGATACTAAACGCAAGCAAAGGCCCTGCGGTGCGTGCCACTCGCGCTCAGGCCGATCGCGTGCTGTATCGTCAGGCGATCCGCACCGCGCTGGAAAACCAGCCAAACCTGATGATCTTCCAGCAGGCGGTCGAGGATCTGATCGTCGAAAACGATCGTGTGGTCGGCGCCATGACCCAGATGGGGCTGAAATTTCGCGCCCGCGCCGTGGTGCTGACGGTTGGCACCTTCCTTGACGGCAAAATTCATATCGGTCTCGATAACTACAGCGGCGGCCGCGCAGGCGATCCGCCCTCCATTCCGCTGGCGCGCCGTTTGCGCGAATTGCCGCTGCGCGTCAGCCGTCTGAAAACCGGTACCCCGCCGCGTATTGATGCCCGCACCATCGATTTCAGCGTGCTGGCGCCGCAGTACGGCGACGACCCGATGCCGGTCTTCTCGTTTATGGGCGATGCGTCGCAGCATCCGCAACAGGTTCCCTGCTACATCACCCATACCAACGAGCAGACGCACGAGGTGATCCGCAATAACCTCGATCGCAGCCCGATGTACGCCGGCGTGATCGAAGGGATCGGCCCGCGCTACTGCCCGTCGATCGAAGATAAAGTGATGCGCTTCGCCGATCGCAATGCGCATCAGATCTTCCTTGAGCCGGAAGGGCTGACCAGCAACGAAATTTATCCGAACGGTATCTCTACCAGCCTGCCGTTTGACGTACAGATGCAGATCGTGCGTTCGATGAAAGGGATGGAAAACGCGAAAATCGTGCGTCCGGGCTACGCCATTGAGTACGATTTCTTCGATCCGCGCGATTTGAAGCCGACGCTGGAAAGCAAATTTATTCAGGGTCTGTTCTTCGCCGGCCAGATCAACGGCACCACCGGTTACGAAGAAGCAGCGGCGCAGGGCATGCTGGCGGGTCTGAACGCCGGACGCCTCTCCGCAGAGAAAGAGACCTGGGCGCCGCGCCGCGATCAGGCTTACCTTGGCGTGTTGGTTGACGATCTCTGTACGCTGGGCACCAAAGAGCCCTACCGCATGTTTACCTCGCGTGCGGAATATCGCCTGATGCTGCGTGAAGACAACGCCGACCTGCGTCTGACCGAGACCGCGCGCGAGCTGGGTCTGGTCGACGATGCGCGCTGGGCGCGCTTCAACCAGAAGCTGGAAAGCATTGAGCAGGAGCGCCAGCGTCTGCGCGAGATGCACGTTCATCCGAAATCGGTGGATGTCGAGCGCGTCAACGCCGCGCTAAGCACCCCGCTGACCAAAGAGGCAAGCGGGGAAGATCTGCTGCGTCGTCCGGAGATGACCTACGCGCGTCTGATGTCGCTGCAGGGCTTTGGTCCGGCGCTTAGCGACGAGCAGGCTGCCGAACAGGTGGAAATTCAGGTTAAGTATGAAGGTTACATTGCGCGCCAGCAGGAAGAGATCGATCGCCAGCAGCGCAATGAGAATACCCTGCTGCCGGTAGATCTTGACTATCGCAACGTCAACGGCCTGTCGAATGAAGTGATCGCCAAGCTGAACGATCATAAACCTACATCGATCGGCCAGGCGTCGCGCATTTCAGGCATTACGCCTGCCGCTATCTCTATTTTGCTGATTTACCTGAAAAAACAGGGGCTGCTGCGTAAAAGCGCCTGA